A window from Salminus brasiliensis chromosome 7, fSalBra1.hap2, whole genome shotgun sequence encodes these proteins:
- the LOC140559341 gene encoding retinal cone rhodopsin-sensitive cGMP 3',5'-cyclic phosphodiesterase subunit gamma, with protein MDVAAPAEKKAPPKFKARTTRTFKSKAPKPGQKGFGDDIPGMEGLGTDFTVVCPWEAFGDMELSDLAKFGIV; from the exons ATGGACGTTGCAGCACCCGCAGAAAAGAAGGCTCCCCCCAAGTTCAAGGCCAGGACCACTCGCACCTTCAAGAGCAAGGCCCCAAAGCCAGGCCAGAAAGGGTTTGGGGACGACATCCCTGGAATGGAGGGCCTTGGCACAG ACTTCACTGTGGTCTGCCCATGGGAGGCTTTCGGCGACATGGAACTGAGCGATCTGGCTAAATTCGGAATTGTTTAG